In Plasmodium chabaudi chabaudi strain AS genome assembly, chromosome: 9, the sequence GATCGACCTAACATAAAGGGCAACCACACagaaaatttaattgaATTATAGcattaattatttgattttccCACAAATTAAACAcattcaatatattttaattcataaGGAACACGAAATTACATACtataaaatcatttttaaaacgataaaaatgttgtgatggtaatttaaatatgtattacgtataaaaatgaattagttttactaatatatgtattccAATATTAAAGTGTTGAAATACTTTTATTTGGGGATATCGTTGTTTACTAGATCAAATGCGTTGTGCTAAGCttagaatatttttatatgtagcatctctttcttttttatcgCTCGTATAATTTTCTCCTTCACAGATCTACGAAAAAACggataaatttataaaataagtcAACATTTAGCGTGtgaatatgataaaatatatgactTATAGAGAGAGTAAATTTTAGATAGGTGCTAAAAtgagagaaaaaaatattatgtattattttttgagatTTCTTACAGCGTTGATATAAGTAATATGAACTTGATCATCGTCGCCTTTTTCAATTATAAATCCGGCTATGTTATCGCCTAATTTGACTAATGCTTCCTCAGCATCAATGTCATCTTCGATtgattttgtattttcgAAAATTTCTTTAAGATCAGTTTCTTGCTGGATTGTGccttcataatatatatttcttgaAGGGCATACAATTACagttttttcatttgattgctataaaaatcatgaataaaaatatttatgtattgtGTAAATTgatgtataataatatgaatagtAGAAATTTTAGAGgtataatagaaaaaaaatatctttaCTTTAAATCTTGCGCCTAAAGCATATCTTTTTTTGGAGCGTAAGTTCTCTCCATCtatgttttgtttttcaaGCATGACTAAAAATTTGCAGTATAAACGAACAATATttcctaaaaaaaatgattattttggaaatataaatgaaatattatgaatataagaaaatattaatgaaaataatagacAAATAATAGTAAACCGAAAGATGCGTAAATATTGATAaggatatattaaatttattaattattttttatataccaTTAATAATCTTGTCATCTGTTTTTTGTGGATTATTGACATCCCAGAGATTCCTTAATATATCAAGGTactaatgaaaaaaaaacacatggataaatataataatgattatttaattttaagttatttttatatgctaAATGTTGTTTGGTATTTGATACTTTAGAGACAGATGGGATTGTAACATGAAGCCTTCCAATATCTatatttccaatttttttagaatatataatttcgTTTTCATTCTCTATGTAATATGTCGAATAACCGTCTACGGTAGTCTCAGAAAGTTTTATTAAAAGTT encodes:
- a CDS encoding fam-a protein, producing MNKVYIKIALALLSLVGYMENVAFASETATNSVKKSPALQNKFEQNKDLICSDVNEAILAVENVSSTSELLIKLSETTVDGYSTYYIENENEIIYSKKIGNIDIGRLHVTIPSVSKYLDILRNLWDVNNPQKTDDKIINGNIVRLYCKFLVMLEKQNIDGENLRSKKRYALGARFKQSNEKTVIVCPSRNIYYEGTIQQETDLKEIFENTKSIEDDIDAEEALVKLGDNIAGFIIEKGDDDQVHITYINAICEGENYTSDKKERDATYKNILSLAQRI